The Pyxidicoccus trucidator genomic sequence CTTCGTCATCCTCCTGACGGACGGTCTGCCCAACTGCAACCCCGAGAACGTCAACGAGGGCTCCAACGCGACGGCGTGCAAGTGCACGCAGACCGGCTCGGCGGCGTGCACGGGCACCTTCTCGCGCAGCGGCTGCCTGGACATGGACGCCTCCGTGGAGGCCGTGCGTGAGCTGACCGCGAAGCAGATCACCACCATCGTCATCGGCTTCGGCGCGGACACGGCCGAGGGCAATGGCCCCGCGGTGCTGGACGCCATGGCCCGCGCCGGCGGCTTCGCCCGCACCTGCGAGCAGGGCCAGACGTCCTGCGGCGCCGGTGACCCGTGCGATCCCGTCACGCGGCTGTGCTCCCGCAGCTTCTACCAGGCGGCCAACCAGGCGGAGCTCGCGCAGGCCCTGGAGGCCATCAGCAACAAGATCCGTCCGGGAGAGCCCTGCCTCGTCAAGCTGGATGCCTCGCAGCTTCCTTCGGACCCGAAGTTGATCGTCGTCTACGTGGACGGGGTGCGCACCCTCTCGGGCGACGGCACCTGGACCCTTCAGGTCACCAATGAGCCGGACAAGACGGGCGTGCTCTTCACGGGTGCGACGTGCGAGCGCATCCTGCAGTCCACTCCGGACGCCCCGGTCAACATCGAGGTCCGGGCAATCCGCCAGCGCTAGACTGGCGGCTCGCGGGGCGGCTTTACCCGGCGCGGGGCGAGGATTATAGGTCCGTCGCTCCCCGGTCTGGCCGCTCCGCTCATGAAAGCCACCATCCTCTCGCGCTCCGCTTCCATCCCATCCACCCGACGCCTCGTCGAGGTGGGCCGCGCGCGCGGGCACCGGATGCGGGTGCTCAATCCGCTCCGGGTGCAGATGCACCTGGACGGGGGGAGCGCCACCCTCTACTACGACCGCAAGAAGCTGGCGCCCACGGACGTCGTCCTCCCGCGCATCGCCCAGTCCATCAACACATATGGCCTGGCGGTGGTGAACCAGTTCGGGCTGGGGCGCGTGCCGCTCGTCAACCACGCCCAGGCGATTGCGCAGTCGCGCAACAAGATGCGCTCGCTGCAGCTGCTGTCCGCGCACGGCATCGGCATCCCCGCCACGGTGATGGCCCGTGACGCGGCCCACCTGAAGGAGATGGTGGGCCTGGTGGGCGGCGTGCCGGTGCTGGTGAAGCTGCTGCAGGGCCAGGAGAAGCACGGCGTCATGGTGTGCGAGAGCCTCCAGTCCCTGGAGGCCGCGCTCGAGGCGGTGCTGGGCCTGGGGCACAACCTCGTCATGCAGGAGTACGTGAAGAGCTCCGGCCAGGACGTGCGGGTGCTCGTGGTGGGGGGCGAGGCGGTGGCCGCGGTGCGCCGCAGGCCGCGCCCCGGGCGCCTGGCGCACACGCTCAACAAGGGCGCGCGGCTGGAGGTCATCGAGCTGTCGCCGGGCCAGCGCGCCACCGCGGAGAAGGCCACCCGGCTGGTGGGGCTGGAGGTGGCGGCGGTGGACATGCTGGACGTGCAGGGGCAGCCCAAGGTCTTCGAGGTGAACAGCTCTCCCGCGCTCCCGGAGATGGAGGCCGCCACCGGCATGGACCTGGCCACCCTCATCATCATGCGGGCGGAGGCGCTGGCGGCCGGCGCGCCCCCGGTGTCCTTGCCCGACCTGTCCCCGCCCGCGGTTCTTCCGGTGCCTCCGGTTCCTCCGGCTTCTGCCTCGGGGCGGAAGGGGAACGGACGCGCGACCAAGGCCGGCGTGGGTGGGGGTTGAACAGAAAGGCGGCCCCCGCCGTCGCAGGGCGTGATACGAGCACCCCGTTTCCAGGAGACACCTCATGCTGCGCATCCATCGCTTCACTTCCGTGGCCGCCGTGCTGGCGGCGCTGGCCTGGGCGGCCCCGGCACTCGCCGAGGACGTGGACCCCACCAGCCTCTATGAGGTGACCACCGAGGGGACTTCCTCCCAGGTGAAGGCGGGGGAGAAGGGTGTGTTCGTGCTCGCCATCAAGACGAAGCCGGGCGCCCACGTGTCCGAGGAGGCCCCGCTGAAGCTGGAGGTCAAGGGCACCCAGCTGGCGCCGCTGAAGGAGAAGCTGGGCCGCGAGGACTCGGTGGCGAAGAAGGCCGCGGGCCAGGAGTTCGTCGACCCGCGCTTCGAGGTCCCCTTCACCACCAGCGCCGCGGGCAAGGGCACCGTGGACGCGAAGCTCCTCTTCTTCATCTGCACGGAGAAGATCTGCGCCCGCCAGCAGAAGACCGTCTCCCTTCCTGTCGAGGTCCTCTAGGTGGCTACGCGAGAGCGTCCTTCCCGAGGCCGTGGTGACGCCCGTGGCGCCAGCGAGCGCGGTGGTGAGCGCCGGGAGCGCGGTGCCAGCGAGCGGGGCACCAGTGAGCGCCGGGAGCACGGTGGTGGTGAGCGCCGGGGCGAGCGCGAGGAGCGCCGCGGCCCAGGGGAGCGAGAGGACCGTCGCGGCGGCCCCGAGTCCCAGCATCGCTTCGTCTACGGAGTGAATCCCGTCCTCGAGGCCCTTCGGGCGAAGCCCGAAGAGGTGGAGCGACTGTTCCTGGTGGAGGGCCAGCTCGGCGCCCGGGCGGCGGGCGAGCTGCTCAGCCGCTCGCGGGACGCAGGCATCCGCGTGGAGAAGGTGACGCGCGAGCGCCTGGCCTCGCTGGCCGATGGCGGCGTGCACCAGGGCG encodes the following:
- the cglB gene encoding adventurous gliding motility lipoprotein CglB; translated protein: MRAKPTLLSALALGTLAGAIISGCQSYDFEPVEPLAIAQTTVEETIQARDRKPNIMMLVDVSGSMTDPVNKADPDCQIPVGDDIETCGDSLPCNTNICPTRWTELQAAVPAFLSTSGQFARFALTTYPETGGSTSSSVACNPSTGNSVRKDLPTVEDDASLVAHANDINTIIQGIPNAGAGRPLGGTPTSRSLRFVGSLPGLQAADREDFVILLTDGLPNCNPENVNEGSNATACKCTQTGSAACTGTFSRSGCLDMDASVEAVRELTAKQITTIVIGFGADTAEGNGPAVLDAMARAGGFARTCEQGQTSCGAGDPCDPVTRLCSRSFYQAANQAELAQALEAISNKIRPGEPCLVKLDASQLPSDPKLIVVYVDGVRTLSGDGTWTLQVTNEPDKTGVLFTGATCERILQSTPDAPVNIEVRAIRQR
- a CDS encoding ATP-grasp domain-containing protein, producing the protein MKATILSRSASIPSTRRLVEVGRARGHRMRVLNPLRVQMHLDGGSATLYYDRKKLAPTDVVLPRIAQSINTYGLAVVNQFGLGRVPLVNHAQAIAQSRNKMRSLQLLSAHGIGIPATVMARDAAHLKEMVGLVGGVPVLVKLLQGQEKHGVMVCESLQSLEAALEAVLGLGHNLVMQEYVKSSGQDVRVLVVGGEAVAAVRRRPRPGRLAHTLNKGARLEVIELSPGQRATAEKATRLVGLEVAAVDMLDVQGQPKVFEVNSSPALPEMEAATGMDLATLIIMRAEALAAGAPPVSLPDLSPPAVLPVPPVPPASASGRKGNGRATKAGVGGG